The Methylotenera sp. G11 genome includes a window with the following:
- a CDS encoding thermonuclease family protein codes for MSLLRSLFAGLLLLSSATSHADISYAVSYVYDGDTVELKSNTGDRLKLRLTDIDAPERNQAFGQKARRALFNLCKDSTISVELAGKDKYNRHLGKLECNRTDASLYMAEHGYAWHNEKYSNNLAIKHAAATARKMHIGLWGAENPIPPWVWRRLHQNAYPAAR; via the coding sequence ATGTCATTACTGCGTTCCCTTTTTGCAGGCCTGCTGCTTTTATCATCCGCAACAAGCCACGCTGACATCAGCTATGCGGTCAGCTACGTCTACGATGGCGATACGGTTGAATTGAAATCCAATACCGGTGACAGGCTGAAACTGCGCCTGACCGACATTGACGCTCCAGAGCGCAACCAGGCATTCGGCCAGAAAGCGCGCCGCGCGCTCTTCAACCTGTGCAAAGACAGCACCATCAGCGTTGAGCTGGCCGGCAAGGACAAATATAACCGCCACTTGGGCAAGCTGGAGTGCAACCGGACCGATGCCAGTCTATACATGGCCGAGCATGGCTACGCCTGGCATAACGAAAAATACTCTAACAACCTCGCCATCAAGCATGCCGCCGCAACTGCACGCAAAATGCATATCGGCCTCTGGGGCGCAGAAAACCCAATACCGCCGTGGGTCTGGCGCCGTTTGCACCAGAACGCATATCCGGCTGCCAGATAG
- a CDS encoding DEAD/DEAH box helicase has protein sequence MKADLSIEKSTLSFNELGLCEPILRAISDTGYTNPTPIQAKAIPLVLNGGDLLAGAQTGTGKTAGFTLPILHLLSQKPHAEAAKGRPRCLMLTPTRELAAQIEESVKVYGKHLPLTSTVIFGGVNINPQISRLKKPLDILVATPGRLLDHAGQKTIDLSGVEILVLDEADRMLDMGFIRDIKKILAMLPKQRQNLLFSATFSDEIKALADGLLHNPGFVEVARRNTASELVTQTVHMVPQSHKRDLVSHLVTANDWKQVLVFTRTKHGANRLAEKLVKDGIEAAAIHGNKSQGARTKALAQFKDGSVRVLVATDIAARGLDIDQLPQVVNFELPNVPEDYVHRIGRTGRAGSSGAAVSLVDREELKLLKDIEKLIKREIPKVQVEGFTPNANPEPEAPRAPRPQHGQKRKPQSAGQQNGSQKNSGQSSNNQPTGNKPAQDRQPNRNAPKAANKPMSEAARHQAMPQSALFSPPPSPYGNRPRSNNGGTRTNGGGRSATNPNSQHRSGGRGR, from the coding sequence ATCAAAGCGGATCTTTCGATTGAAAAAAGCACACTCAGCTTTAATGAGTTAGGACTATGCGAGCCGATTCTGCGCGCGATTTCCGATACCGGTTACACCAACCCGACACCGATACAGGCGAAAGCCATTCCGCTGGTGCTGAACGGCGGCGACCTGCTGGCCGGCGCGCAAACCGGTACCGGCAAAACCGCAGGCTTCACATTGCCGATCCTGCATTTACTGAGCCAGAAACCACATGCTGAAGCTGCAAAAGGCCGCCCGCGCTGCCTGATGCTGACCCCGACACGTGAACTGGCCGCCCAGATTGAAGAATCCGTAAAAGTCTACGGCAAACATCTGCCGCTCACTTCTACCGTGATCTTCGGCGGCGTCAATATCAATCCGCAGATCAGCCGCCTGAAAAAACCGCTGGATATCCTGGTGGCCACGCCGGGCCGCCTACTGGACCACGCCGGACAGAAAACCATTGATCTGTCAGGGGTGGAAATCCTAGTATTGGATGAAGCCGACCGCATGCTGGATATGGGCTTTATCCGCGATATCAAGAAAATCCTGGCTATGCTGCCTAAACAGCGTCAGAACCTGCTGTTCTCAGCTACATTTTCGGATGAGATCAAAGCCCTGGCCGACGGCTTGCTGCATAACCCGGGCTTTGTTGAAGTAGCGCGCCGCAACACCGCATCAGAGCTGGTGACGCAAACCGTGCACATGGTGCCGCAATCGCATAAGCGCGACCTGGTGAGCCATCTGGTAACCGCTAATGACTGGAAACAGGTACTGGTATTCACCCGCACCAAACACGGCGCGAACCGCCTGGCAGAAAAACTGGTTAAGGATGGCATCGAAGCTGCGGCCATTCACGGCAACAAAAGCCAGGGCGCACGCACCAAGGCACTCGCCCAGTTCAAAGATGGCAGCGTACGCGTACTGGTCGCAACCGATATTGCAGCGCGCGGCCTGGATATCGACCAGCTGCCGCAAGTGGTTAACTTTGAGCTACCGAACGTGCCGGAAGACTATGTACACCGCATTGGCCGTACTGGCCGTGCCGGCAGCAGCGGCGCAGCGGTATCGCTGGTAGACCGTGAAGAACTCAAACTGCTTAAAGATATTGAAAAGCTGATCAAACGCGAGATTCCAAAAGTGCAGGTTGAAGGCTTTACACCGAACGCCAACCCAGAACCGGAAGCGCCACGCGCACCACGCCCGCAGCACGGCCAGAAGCGCAAGCCGCAAAGTGCCGGCCAGCAGAACGGCAGTCAGAAAAACAGTGGCCAATCAAGCAATAACCAGCCAACCGGCAACAAACCGGCACAAGACAGGCAGCCAAACAGAAACGCCCCAAAAGCAGCAAACAAACCTATGTCGGAAGCGGCGCGCCACCAGGCCATGCCGCAATCAGCATTGTTCAGCCCGCCTCCCAGCCCGTACGGCAACAGACCGCGCTCAAACAATGGCGGCACACGTACAAATGGTGGCGGCAGATCAGCTACCAACCCAAACAGCCAGCATAGAAGCGGTGGCAGAGGCCGCTAG
- a CDS encoding YaiI/YqxD family protein → MKIWVDADACPVVIKEILFRAAIRAQITTTLVANQFLRTPPSAFIKTMQVPGGFDVADNRIVLEMESGDLVITADIPLAAQVVEKGGFALNPRGELYTIANIKERLAMRNLMEELRSNGVDINGPASFNQGDRQAFAATLDRLITKHHKT, encoded by the coding sequence ATGAAAATCTGGGTCGATGCCGATGCCTGTCCGGTAGTGATTAAAGAAATTTTATTCAGGGCCGCGATACGTGCGCAAATTACAACCACACTGGTGGCCAACCAGTTTTTGCGCACACCGCCATCGGCCTTTATCAAAACCATGCAGGTGCCAGGCGGCTTTGATGTAGCTGACAACCGGATTGTGCTGGAGATGGAATCTGGCGACCTGGTCATTACTGCCGACATTCCGCTGGCTGCTCAAGTGGTGGAAAAAGGCGGTTTTGCGCTTAATCCGCGCGGCGAGCTTTATACGATTGCCAATATTAAAGAACGGCTGGCCATGCGCAACCTGATGGAAGAATTACGCAGCAACGGCGTAGATATCAACGGCCCGGCCAGCTTTAACCAGGGCGACCGACAGGCCTTTGCGGCGACACTTGACCGCCTGATTACAAAACACCACAAAACCTGA
- a CDS encoding FKBP-type peptidyl-prolyl cis-trans isomerase — translation MQIAMNTVVSMTYELKDADGNVLESSSDPVAYLHGGYDNIFPKVEEAMHGKNVGDVVTVDLQPVDAFGDYDEELVQIEPASAFPAAELKVGMQFEGEDETGEVILYTVSEIADGKVVVDGNHPWAGERVIFTATITDVREANKEEVAHQHVHGAGGHHH, via the coding sequence ATGCAAATCGCAATGAACACCGTAGTATCAATGACTTATGAATTAAAAGATGCCGATGGCAACGTGCTTGAATCAAGCAGCGACCCAGTGGCTTACCTGCACGGTGGCTATGACAACATTTTCCCTAAGGTTGAAGAAGCCATGCATGGCAAAAATGTGGGCGATGTTGTGACTGTAGACTTGCAGCCAGTCGATGCTTTCGGTGACTATGACGAAGAACTGGTGCAAATCGAGCCGGCAAGCGCTTTCCCTGCCGCTGAGCTGAAAGTAGGCATGCAGTTTGAAGGTGAAGATGAAACCGGCGAAGTGATCCTGTACACAGTTTCAGAAATCGCTGATGGCAAAGTCGTGGTTGACGGCAACCATCCTTGGGCTGGCGAACGTGTAATTTTCACTGCGACCATCACCGATGTGCGTGAAGCCAATAAAGAAGAAGTTGCCCATCAGCACGTACATGGCGCCGGCGGCCACCACCACTAA
- the mutS gene encoding DNA mismatch repair protein MutS has translation MKTSQEHNKPDINSFESHTPMMRQYLGLKAQHPDMLLFYRMGDFYELFFEDAEKAAKLLGITLTQRGSSNGQPIKMAGVPYHAAEQYLAKLAKLGEAVAICEQVGDPATSKGPVAREVARILTPGTLTDTALLDESRDNQLLSIFQLDGVLGLARLNLASGSFVLSEIAVGLLAQEIERIAPSEILFADDFQHVAINSTKAARKRLSPWQFDFDSAFSTLTRQFNTYDLNGFGCADLKPAICAAGALLDYVKHTQRTTLPHINAISVESTSAYIQLDAATRRNLEIDVTLRGEASPTLYSLLNTTQTAMGARLLRQWLHHPLRDRSLSMKRHEAIDDLIQNGSDAALRQGLRPIGDIERITARVALKTARPRDLSGLAASLQQLPLLQALLHNQAAGLLQTLGEHLSAPPAVVNLLTTAIKAEPSVVLREGGVIADGYDAELDELRAIQTDHGDFLLQFEAAEKERTGIANLKVEYNSVHGFYIEMSRTQAESAPAEYRRRQTLKNVERFITPELKAFEDKVLSANDRALAREKMLYEQVLAELGQHIAVLQTNAGAVASLDVLCCFAERAISLNYVAPQFTTEAGIEIVNGRHPVVEQITVQSSGQPFIANDVSLNPYRQLLLITGPNMGGKSTFMRQTALIVLLANCGCYVPATSAKIGEIDRIMTRIGASDDLAGGRSTFMVEMTETANILHNATDKTLVLLDEIGRGTSTFDGLSLAWAVAKQLLEKNRSYTLFATHYFELTRIVDEFKFAANVHLDAVEHGNNIVFMHKVEEGAANQSYGLQVAQLAGIPRSVVNAAKRKLTQLESNQVAVSSVQPDMFVVDTLPEEVLVHPVVSELEIIQPDDLTPRQALEMLYKLKNIAASAP, from the coding sequence ATGAAAACATCACAAGAACATAATAAACCAGATATTAATTCATTTGAGAGCCACACGCCCATGATGCGCCAGTATCTGGGGTTGAAAGCGCAGCATCCGGATATGCTGCTGTTCTATCGCATGGGTGATTTCTATGAGCTGTTTTTCGAGGATGCCGAAAAAGCCGCTAAATTACTCGGCATTACCCTCACACAGCGTGGCAGCAGCAATGGCCAGCCTATTAAAATGGCCGGCGTACCGTATCATGCGGCAGAGCAGTACCTGGCCAAGCTGGCCAAGCTGGGTGAGGCTGTTGCAATCTGCGAACAGGTGGGTGACCCGGCCACCAGTAAAGGCCCGGTGGCGCGCGAGGTTGCAAGAATCTTAACGCCAGGTACTCTGACAGACACGGCCTTGCTGGACGAGTCACGGGATAATCAGCTGCTCAGTATTTTTCAGTTAGATGGCGTGCTGGGTCTGGCACGGCTGAATCTGGCTTCCGGCAGTTTCGTTTTAAGTGAGATTGCCGTTGGTTTGCTTGCGCAGGAGATTGAGCGTATTGCGCCAAGTGAGATATTGTTTGCTGATGATTTCCAGCATGTTGCCATCAACTCGACTAAGGCTGCCAGGAAACGCTTAAGTCCGTGGCAGTTTGATTTCGACAGCGCGTTCAGTACGCTTACCAGGCAGTTCAATACTTATGATCTGAATGGCTTCGGCTGTGCAGATTTAAAACCGGCGATCTGTGCCGCCGGCGCTCTGCTTGATTATGTCAAGCATACGCAGCGCACGACCTTGCCGCATATCAATGCAATCAGTGTAGAAAGCACTAGCGCTTATATCCAGCTGGATGCCGCAACGCGCCGCAACCTTGAGATCGACGTTACGCTGCGCGGTGAGGCATCGCCTACGCTGTATTCGCTGCTGAATACTACGCAAACCGCCATGGGCGCGCGTCTGCTCAGGCAATGGCTGCATCATCCGCTGCGGGATAGAAGCCTGAGTATGAAGCGCCACGAGGCGATTGATGACTTGATACAAAATGGGAGTGACGCTGCGTTGAGGCAGGGGCTCAGGCCAATCGGCGATATAGAGCGCATTACGGCGCGAGTTGCTTTAAAAACAGCACGGCCTCGCGATTTGTCGGGGCTTGCCGCAAGTTTGCAACAGCTGCCATTATTGCAGGCTCTGCTGCACAACCAGGCTGCCGGTCTGCTGCAAACTTTGGGTGAACATTTATCCGCGCCGCCTGCGGTAGTGAACCTGCTCACCACTGCAATCAAGGCCGAGCCCAGTGTGGTATTGCGCGAGGGCGGCGTGATCGCCGATGGTTACGATGCAGAGCTGGACGAGCTGCGTGCGATTCAGACCGATCACGGCGACTTTCTGCTGCAATTCGAAGCGGCCGAAAAAGAACGCACCGGTATTGCCAACCTGAAAGTCGAATACAACAGTGTGCATGGTTTTTATATCGAGATGAGCCGCACGCAGGCCGAAAGCGCACCTGCCGAATACCGCCGCCGCCAGACACTCAAGAACGTAGAGCGTTTCATTACGCCTGAACTCAAAGCGTTTGAGGATAAGGTGCTGAGTGCGAATGACCGTGCGCTGGCGCGCGAAAAAATGCTGTATGAGCAAGTACTGGCTGAGCTTGGCCAGCATATTGCCGTGTTGCAGACTAATGCCGGTGCAGTGGCAAGCCTGGATGTGCTGTGCTGTTTTGCCGAACGGGCAATCAGCCTGAATTACGTTGCGCCACAGTTTACTACCGAGGCTGGTATCGAGATTGTCAATGGCCGTCATCCGGTTGTGGAACAGATTACTGTGCAATCTTCCGGTCAGCCGTTTATTGCCAATGATGTAAGCCTGAACCCTTACCGCCAGCTATTATTGATAACCGGGCCTAATATGGGCGGTAAATCTACTTTTATGCGGCAAACGGCGCTGATCGTCCTGCTTGCGAATTGTGGCTGCTACGTGCCGGCTACCTCGGCGAAAATTGGTGAAATTGACCGCATCATGACGCGCATCGGCGCGTCGGATGACTTGGCGGGCGGCCGTTCCACATTCATGGTGGAAATGACGGAAACCGCGAATATCCTGCATAACGCAACCGATAAGACACTGGTGCTGCTGGATGAAATCGGCCGCGGCACCTCTACGTTTGACGGTTTGAGCCTGGCCTGGGCAGTTGCCAAACAACTGCTCGAAAAGAACAGGTCATATACCTTGTTTGCAACCCATTATTTTGAGCTGACGCGCATCGTGGATGAGTTCAAATTCGCAGCGAATGTGCATCTGGATGCAGTAGAGCATGGCAACAATATCGTATTCATGCACAAGGTCGAAGAAGGGGCGGCCAATCAAAGCTATGGCCTGCAGGTTGCCCAGCTGGCCGGAATCCCCAGGAGCGTGGTGAATGCCGCAAAGCGGAAGTTGACACAGCTGGAGAGTAATCAGGTTGCGGTGAGTTCAGTACAGCCGGATATGTTTGTTGTGGATACGCTGCCAGAAGAGGTTCTGGTGCATCCGGTAGTTTCCGAGCTGGAAATTATTCAGCCAGATGATTTAACGCCCAGGCAGGCGCTGGAAATGCTGTATAAGCTGAAAAATATAGCTGCCAGTGCACCCTGA
- a CDS encoding glycosyltransferase family 2 protein, with protein sequence MSTYNGGEYLAEQLQSIADQTHQDWRVIISDDGSSDNTLTIARQFQLKWGSDRLQIRQGPQQGFCLNFLSMACDATIYADFYAFSDQDDVWMADKLERAIAYFNDNNESQLPRAYGSRTQIVDEALNPVGFSPEFTLPRSFRNALVQSIAGGNTMMFNQAAKSLMEQAGLQKVVAHDWWLYQLVKGAGGIFYYDPKPALFYRQHTHSVIGANTSLKARIERIFFVFNDRFKIWNNLNYTALCNNRHLLTKDNQDVLDVFGKFRGAKLKDRIRLLEVCGLYRQTWRGTLSLWLATIINKI encoded by the coding sequence ATGTCTACCTACAACGGCGGGGAGTATCTAGCGGAGCAACTGCAATCGATTGCAGACCAGACACACCAGGACTGGCGCGTCATAATCAGTGACGATGGCTCTAGCGACAATACATTGACTATTGCCAGACAATTCCAGTTGAAATGGGGTTCTGACCGCCTGCAAATACGTCAAGGCCCACAGCAAGGGTTCTGCTTAAACTTTTTATCCATGGCCTGCGACGCAACGATTTATGCTGACTTCTATGCTTTTTCAGATCAGGACGATGTTTGGATGGCAGACAAACTAGAGAGAGCGATCGCCTATTTTAATGACAATAATGAATCGCAACTGCCCAGAGCCTATGGTAGTCGCACGCAGATAGTAGATGAAGCACTGAACCCAGTTGGCTTCTCACCTGAATTCACGCTGCCAAGATCATTCAGGAACGCTTTAGTGCAGAGTATAGCTGGCGGAAACACCATGATGTTTAACCAAGCCGCTAAATCACTGATGGAACAAGCCGGCTTGCAAAAAGTAGTCGCCCACGACTGGTGGCTATACCAGTTGGTGAAAGGCGCTGGCGGCATATTTTATTACGACCCTAAACCAGCATTGTTTTACCGACAGCACACACATTCCGTCATAGGTGCGAATACTTCATTAAAAGCCAGGATTGAACGGATATTCTTTGTTTTTAATGACCGCTTCAAAATCTGGAATAACCTGAACTACACAGCCTTATGTAACAACCGCCACTTACTCACTAAAGATAACCAGGATGTTTTAGATGTATTCGGAAAATTCCGCGGTGCAAAACTAAAAGATAGAATTCGCTTATTGGAAGTATGCGGGCTTTATCGCCAGACTTGGCGAGGCACACTATCGCTTTGGCTGGCGACTATTATTAATAAAATTTAG
- a CDS encoding glycosyltransferase family 2 protein, with protein MNHITRKFWRLVQIAIHLPRHIRRSGGFLQAMRKTVAVLKQEGFRGVAARLAVPNDNNNYQKWILFYDMLSDITRNCMRQKIEHMPHKPLISVVMPTYNPKSEWLIEAIESVRKQIYPYWELCIADDASTDKAVKSILEYYAKEDPRIKVVFREQNGHISAASNSALELATGEWLALLDHDDLLSEHALYWVADAIHQNSGLKLIYSDEDKIDENGNRQAPYFKSDWNQDLFYSHNLITHLGVYRADLVRDIGGFRLGFEGAQDYDLALRCIEKIGAENIHHIPRVLYHWRMHSASTSLAIDNKSYALNAGLTALNEHLSRLDLGAKAELTPSGFRVRYPLPDNLPLVSLIIPTRNGYELIKQCIDSILADTAYPEYEIIIVDNGSDEAKTLEYFQLLESDSRVKVLRDAGPFNYSALNNEAVKHANGELIGLVNNDIQVITPDWLTEMVSHAVRPEVGAVGARLWYPDDTLQHGGVILVSGVAGHAHKGIKRGSSGYFGRADLIQSFCAVTAACLIVRKSLYEEVGGLNETDLKVAFNDVDFCLRLFIRGYKNIWTPYAELYHHESATRGLEDTEEKRERFQNEIDYMKKNWQYLLASDPSYNLNLADREDFSLAWPPRLKNKS; from the coding sequence ATGAATCACATTACTCGTAAGTTTTGGCGACTTGTTCAAATAGCAATCCATTTACCGCGGCATATCAGACGTTCCGGAGGGTTTTTACAGGCCATGCGGAAAACAGTTGCTGTGTTGAAACAAGAAGGCTTTAGGGGTGTTGCGGCCAGGTTGGCTGTCCCGAATGATAATAATAATTATCAAAAATGGATTCTCTTTTATGACATGCTTTCTGATATCACTCGCAACTGTATGCGTCAAAAAATTGAGCATATGCCTCATAAGCCGCTGATTTCGGTAGTGATGCCAACTTACAACCCTAAATCCGAGTGGTTGATTGAAGCTATCGAGTCGGTTCGCAAGCAAATTTATCCTTACTGGGAATTATGTATTGCTGATGATGCTTCTACCGATAAAGCTGTTAAGTCGATTCTTGAATATTATGCTAAAGAAGACCCTCGTATAAAGGTGGTCTTTCGTGAGCAAAACGGGCACATTTCTGCCGCATCAAATAGCGCGCTTGAATTGGCAACTGGAGAATGGCTAGCCTTATTGGATCATGATGATCTATTGAGTGAGCATGCATTGTATTGGGTGGCCGATGCCATTCATCAAAATTCAGGTTTGAAACTTATATACTCAGACGAAGACAAGATTGATGAAAACGGAAACAGGCAAGCCCCGTATTTCAAGAGTGATTGGAATCAGGATTTATTTTATTCACATAATCTTATTACGCATTTAGGAGTTTACAGAGCGGATCTTGTGCGAGATATTGGCGGATTCAGGCTTGGTTTTGAGGGCGCGCAGGATTACGATTTAGCTTTGCGGTGTATAGAAAAAATTGGGGCTGAGAATATACATCACATCCCCAGGGTGCTATATCACTGGCGCATGCATAGTGCAAGTACATCGCTAGCAATAGACAACAAGTCATATGCACTAAATGCAGGCCTTACCGCATTGAATGAACATTTGTCGCGACTAGACTTGGGAGCTAAAGCCGAGTTAACGCCGAGCGGATTCCGTGTGCGATACCCATTGCCTGATAACCTGCCTTTGGTCAGTCTTATCATTCCAACCAGAAATGGTTATGAACTCATAAAACAGTGTATTGATAGCATCCTTGCTGATACTGCCTATCCTGAATATGAAATTATTATTGTAGACAATGGCTCTGATGAAGCTAAAACACTTGAATATTTTCAGTTATTAGAATCTGACTCAAGAGTTAAAGTTTTGCGAGATGCGGGACCTTTTAATTATTCTGCACTTAATAATGAGGCTGTTAAACATGCGAATGGTGAGTTGATCGGTCTTGTCAACAATGACATTCAAGTGATAACGCCAGACTGGCTAACTGAAATGGTCAGCCATGCAGTTCGCCCTGAGGTTGGCGCTGTTGGGGCAAGATTGTGGTATCCAGATGATACACTTCAGCATGGAGGTGTAATACTAGTCAGTGGAGTTGCAGGACATGCACACAAAGGTATTAAACGAGGGAGTTCTGGATACTTTGGAAGGGCGGATTTGATTCAAAGTTTTTGTGCTGTTACAGCGGCTTGTTTAATTGTAAGAAAATCTCTTTATGAAGAGGTTGGTGGACTAAATGAAACAGATCTCAAAGTAGCATTTAACGATGTGGATTTCTGTTTAAGGCTGTTTATTAGAGGTTATAAAAATATTTGGACGCCCTATGCCGAGTTATACCATCATGAGTCAGCAACTCGAGGGTTAGAGGATACTGAAGAAAAAAGGGAGCGATTTCAAAATGAAATTGATTACATGAAGAAAAACTGGCAATACTTATTAGCCAGTGATCCATCTTACAATTTGAATTTAGCTGATCGTGAGGATTTTAGCCTTGCATGGCCACCTAGATTGAAAAATAAATCTTAA